CTGCTGCAGGAGTTCAAAGCGAAGAAGGTGGTCGGTGCCATGTGTGCCGCACCGTTCGCCCTCAAAAAAGCGGGTGTGCTCGGTGAGAGATATACTGCGTATCCCGGAGCGGTTGAAGAGATAGATCATCCAGGGTACGTGGCAGATGAAAAGGTCGTAGAAGACGGTAATGTACTGACCTCTCAGGGACCGGGAACCGCCGTCTGCTTCGGACTGGCCATCGTCAGAAGACTGGTAGGCGAGGAGAGTATGCAGGCAGTGAAGGATGGAATGCTTTTAAGTTACTGTTAGATTCATAAGTTAAAGTTTATTAAATTATTAGTTTAATTTATATTTATCTAAGTTTTCTTTGGTTATAGTTTTCTAAATTTACGCTATTTCCTATTGAAAAGTGTATAAACAGGAGCACCTTATGAAGAGAACTTGGATGATTTTACTGCTATGTATTGCATTCATACCCGTTTATGGTACAGAGCATAATGCTACGACTGAACACAATAGAAGCAAAGAGAGCAACAGAACTGTAGTATCTGACAAGACAAAGGAAGCTGTCAAAAAAGCAATGGAACTTGAAGAGAAGTACGCAAGGGAACAACGCTTTTATCAGGGAGACGAATATGACCTCAAAAGCAAGGAGTTCGACCCTGAGACCCTGAAGAAAGTACCTGCCATTGAACCGGACTACGATTTCGATATGGATACCGGCGTCTACGACGATTAAAAGTATCCATATTT
The sequence above is drawn from the Sulfurovum riftiae genome and encodes:
- a CDS encoding DJ-1 family glyoxalase III encodes the protein MASVLLPLAKGFEELEAVALTDVMRRGGIEVRLAYLEDELQSDLVLGANGITIKADTSIKNVISDDFDMMVLPGGWGGTYALAENARVIELLQEFKAKKVVGAMCAAPFALKKAGVLGERYTAYPGAVEEIDHPGYVADEKVVEDGNVLTSQGPGTAVCFGLAIVRRLVGEESMQAVKDGMLLSYC